DNA from Lagenorhynchus albirostris chromosome 15, mLagAlb1.1, whole genome shotgun sequence:
CGACTCTCCAGGTCCCTGCCAGGCTCCCGGCCCCTGCTGGCCGCTCACTCCAGGTCTCCGAGGTGACCCGTGACCACCCGGTGCTACTCGGAGCCCGGCCTCCAGCCTCAGGAAGTGCCCAGGGCCAAGGACCCGTCCTTTCTTTCCCCTGAGCTCTTAGCATCAGTCTCCCGTTTAACTGAAGATTTCCATCTTCTGAAGGAAAACGATCCAGGTCTTACAGCATGAAGACAGGAGTAGAACTTTGGCCTTGAACCACCTGGCAGTGTCTCGGCAGCCCCGTTGgcaatttgcatttctgaaattCCCCATACCGCAAGCGAGTTCTGTTCCCTCCCAGCGAGGCGTGGACGCTGAGCTGACGCGGATGCGGCCGCGGACACACGGCATCGGCCCCGCCCAGGAGCGCGCACGCTCACACCACCTGCAGGCTGCGCTCGTGCCCATCCAGCTGCACTTTGAGCTTGTGCAGCTCCTCGATCTCGCGATTGTGCCGCTCGGTTTTGTGGCGCACCAGCGAGCGGTAGAAGTGGATGGTGAAGACCACGAAGATGAGGCCCACGGGCACCATGATGATGGTGGACACCAGGGCGGCCTGCCAGCCCGTGTGGCCCCCGGGGCCAGGTGGAGGGCCGGGCTGGTGGCGCGCGTCCACGGGCAGGAACTTGATCCAGCAGAGCAGTACCACCTCGGCCAGGAAGAGCAGGATGCCCAGCACGGTGGAGAAGCCCCAGGCCAGCTCGATGTAGGGGTGCATGCGCTCGTGCGGAGACTCGCTGATGGAGTTGAGGTTGTGGATGTTGCTCACGGCCTCCACGTTGGGCAGGATGCACGTGCTGATGAGCAGCGCGAACAGGTGCACGGCCACCAGCACCGTGGTGCACGCGCTGAAGGCGATGAGCAGCGGCCGCGGGTATTGGTACTGGGTCTCCAGCTGCACCTCCACCATGGCCACCTGCAGGGCGGAGGGGGCGCTGGGTCGGGGCGCCCACAGAGCAGAGGGCGCCCTCCTCGCTGATCAAATATTTTgaactttactcttttttttttttgctgattagCTAAAGAAGATCTCATTCAGGGAACATCTAAAAAGTACAGAAGAGGCCAGAGAAGCACTGGGCAGGGCGGTGATCGCACCCTGGATGCCAAGAACGTGGGTATATTGGGGTGCCGGGCTCTGGCCCAGGGCAGAGGCCACGCTTCCCTGGGAACATGCGACTTTGCTGTTGATATCAGAGCCGGGCTGCAGTGGAGCTTAGCTGCAAAACAACTgatgtttctcaaaaaaacaaacctgacCTTTCAAGAGGTAAAAAGAAGTAATGATGGAGGCTCCTGACGGTCTCTAGGCTCAGAGCCACACACTGGACGGCCTCACACAAGCCACAGGGTGCCTCTCAGCTGAGGCCAAAAGCGGGAGCGAGCAGCCACGTCTCCAAAGGCCGGGAATGGTCATAGAAATGACGGtgaggaggggaagctgggaaggggctgggctgggacaaCTGAGCTGAATCGACGGGAGCAGGAGGCCAACAGGAAATATGTAAAAAGGGTAAGTCAAGAGACAGCAATTCCCAAACATCATTAGAGATGTGGAGGCGGAGGGGCTGCCAGGGTTTGTCACAAGCCCTTTGCAGTACTTAATTTTAAACTGCGCATGTGctaactttgaaaaaataaaaatgacttttaaatgaaAGGGAATAAAAGGCTCACAGAAGGACCAGAAGCCCCTGCTTATCTCTGTAGCAGTGAGTGTCTATTTAGGCTGGGATATGCTCACCACGAGCCCTAAGGGGCTTTCAAAGTCCAGACTGGGCGCCAGGCTCCTGCCACGCTTCCCCAGGTCACACCCAGTCCACTCCGCTGCAGCCCACATCCCACCCCAGCTCTGTGGACCAACCCCAGTAGAGGGTTTAGTCCAGGCTCACCAAGGGCCTTCTTCCAGGCACCCAAAGGTAAGAAACCACACCCGTCAAGGAAGGGGGgacagggaggcagagagaagccaGAAGGCTTTTCCACTCACACTGTTTGTCTCCTAGAGCTGAGCCatcccttttttgttgttgttgttttgttttgttgttttgttttggggcgTGCTGCACGTcttggggatcttagttccccaacttgCCACCAGCCCAGCTCAAGAGTCACGGGGCAATCCCGTGGGAACCCCGGGGCCATAGCAGCGAAAGCGCCAAGTCCCAACCACtgaccattggaccgccagggaactcccagagccatccctgttttaaaaaatttacaagaaAGATTTCATAACTTCTAGCAACTACTGCCTCTTAGAGTGAGGACCTCATCCTCTCACTCCGTCTTCAGTGAAGATGGAACATTTGGTAGGTAAAAAGAAGATATGCCAGTCCTAGTGGACCACAGCTGAACAGAAACTCAGCAGTGATTATTGCTCCAAAGAGACAGCAGCCACACTACTGAGAGGAGGGGTGGTCCTTTCTCAGTGCCCTTTTAGCCTGGGTAGGCTCTTGTGACCACAAAGGATATGGCCCAACAAAAAAGGACGTTGTAAACTTCAGAGGGTGCAGAGATGAGAAACAAAGACGATTAAAAGGCCTATGAGGAAAGCAGTTTTGTTCCACCTCAAGAGGAGAAAAGGCCAAAGGCCATTTTTCAGTGTATTTATGCAAAGATTTTTATGAAGGGGTCCTGGATCACTGGTTCTCTGTGTTAGGGGcaggataaacatgaagaaataAGCTTAAGGTCAGGCATAAGCACTTGCTGGAAGAAGGAGCAGCTCTGCAATTCTAATTAGGGAATACATAATATGGAGAGGGAACTCTACCTACAGAACGGCCTGGTCATTTTCCCACGTCCCTGCCCTTATTCAGCTATGGTTTCCACAGTGGACATGCTGATACTAGCTGACGATCTGTATTCATCACTTCTTTCTCCTGGGCTGCGCTGCAGTCTGAATAATTATCTGATTTACTGGGGTCTGTGGCTTCTGAAATGTATCCCCAACGGCTTAAGGAAGCACTTGCTACAGAGGAGATACTCCATAAATGCTGAAGAAatgaattattataataattcattattattgaatgaataataatgaattattattattattcaacgGGCACTGTCCTCATTCTAAGGCCACTTCACACCCCTGAAGGCTGCCATTAAGTCTCAAACTACTCCTCCAGAATTCACTCTTTGCTTTACAGCTTTATTCACAGGGCTTGTTTGCAAATTTTAATGAGGGGTGTTGTAGCCTTCAAACTCGGGTGAGCAGACTCTTCCCTAAATTTGGAAGTCCAAATGTTTGGAAGACCGGGGTCTCAAGGGACAGCTGCAGACGGGAAGTGATTTCCGAGACCCAGGCCCCGCACAGAAAGGAAACCGTCCTACTTCATTATATCATGCAGTACTTCTCAGTTAGTTTtccaaagttaaaaaatatataataataaatataggcCAGAAAAATTCAATGCAGTACATGCAGAGTATTACTATGCATTATACCCTACTGGGAGGGTAGAAAACAAGATCTAATTTTAATGATGACGTCTAAacttctcttgctatttcttaAAGTTAAGCTTGAGAAAATGTTCCTCTTTTAATGTGATGGAAGGAAATCATTTTGAGCCAAAGTTATGTCCCATATGATTGTACACTTTTGTAATTACGTTTTAAGCAATAAAATGCAGGACGTAAATAAGCCTTTGCTTTGAACTACAGACCTCAACCCAAACTGACTGCCCTCTAGATGTGGTGacctctgccctgccctgcctgagGTCACGCCCTGACTACAGGAGGTCTCATTTTTCCACGGGTGACCAGTGCCGATGACGGGCAGGCCCTTGTCATGGGAGTGGCCGCACTGGCTCGCTCAGacagcttttttattttctgcgTATCCATTTGACAGCTGAGGCTCTGGGATATGGAAAAACAAttgtttttacattaaaaaaaaatggcttccAGCCCAATAGGACCTCTGAGCAgacaacagagaaagaaaaaggaggggcGGCCGCAGTTCTCGCTGGGAATCCGGAATCCTGACATTCCCCCCTCTCTGGGACAATCCCCTGAAGGGATGAAGGTCTGCAGGCTTTGAAGTCAACAGGGGATGTGGCCCTTTTTCAGGGCCCACGGTTTTTCCCCAGACAGACTCTTGTCCTGGGGGATGACTCAGAAGGAAAGCACAGCCGggcagccgggtgtcaggccagAGGCTCTGCTTTGTCACCCCAGAGACCACATTCAGGGAGCATCTGTGTCCCCAG
Protein-coding regions in this window:
- the ORAI2 gene encoding protein orai-2 isoform X1; translated protein: MDWLAPTMSAELNVPVDPSTPACSEPGHKGMDYRDWVRRSYLELVTSNHHSVQALSWRKLYLSRAKLKASSRTSALLSGFAMVAMVEVQLETQYQYPRPLLIAFSACTTVLVAVHLFALLISTCILPNVEAVSNIHNLNSISESPHERMHPYIELAWGFSTVLGILLFLAEVVLLCWIKFLPVDARHQPGPPPGPGGHTGWQAALVSTIIMVPVGLIFVVFTIHFYRSLVRHKTERHNREIEELHKLKVQLDGHERSLQVV
- the ORAI2 gene encoding protein orai-2 isoform X2; this encodes MSAELNVPVDPSTPACSEPGHKGMDYRDWVRRSYLELVTSNHHSVQALSWRKLYLSRAKLKASSRTSALLSGFAMVAMVEVQLETQYQYPRPLLIAFSACTTVLVAVHLFALLISTCILPNVEAVSNIHNLNSISESPHERMHPYIELAWGFSTVLGILLFLAEVVLLCWIKFLPVDARHQPGPPPGPGGHTGWQAALVSTIIMVPVGLIFVVFTIHFYRSLVRHKTERHNREIEELHKLKVQLDGHERSLQVV